Genomic window (Oryza sativa Japonica Group chromosome 3, ASM3414082v1):
AGGAGCTCGGGCACAATTGGGTGTGGCGGCGATTAGGTGTGAAGGTGGTGAAGCGGCGGCACCCCAACCCCGACGGATGGATCTGGCTGGCCCGTCGCTGCTCTGCCCGGTGCCGTCGCCGCTTGGGCCACTGCGCCCAGCGCCTTGGCTTCATCTACCGGTggggaaaggaggagaggagagagaggggggagatgAAGAgtgaaggagggagggagggggagggtacTTGTGGGATCCACTGTAAATAACTTGTATTATGGAGCATGTAGCTAAACATGTTCTTAATCTATGTAGTATGTGAGGTTCAGCAAATCTGGAGACACACTGCTATTCCCTAAATACTGCTCTTTTAGATTCAAGTAAATTAGGCTTGCCGTACACAAATTTAATATAATCATATTACCTTCATTCTCTTTCGTATATCATTTTTCAGCTGAGGGCATACTTTTTTCTCAATGTAACATAGATACATCATGAGGCAACAAGACAAGGGTGAAGTGTGGGTATTGGTGATCTTAAGTACTAGAATGAGATGTGTGCTCTAGCTAAGGCGGACCACTTATTTGATTTTGAAGCAAAACACACTCACTAGCCAAGTTGCTATAGCAatacgcttttttttttcaagtttcgATTTCAACCTTACTATTCTAACAATCTATCCTCAAGGCACTTCATCCTGACGTTGCCGTCTTGTAGCAGTATAGTACTCATAGGTTAGCAGTTGAGATAGCAAATCAACACAAGGGAACAAGTTGGCAACAGTGTTCATTCACCTGCTTTTGTATTATTTCAAGCTCTTTAAAAATTCACTCATCAGGATCAGGTGTGTTCGTGATATAAAAATATGAGTATGAGATTACAGTTTACAACACGGTCCTAAAATTCGTGGCAACGATGATGTGACGATGACCATAGCAGATACAGTAACAAGAGTTCAGTTCAGAGCGCAGCAAATTCAGAGAGCTCAAGATTGATGGGCTCACATCCTGCTCTTCCGGACCGGGCCCAATTCCTTGGCCTTGGCCCTCAGCTCGTGCTTCTTGATCTTCCCCGTCGCCGTCTTGGGCAGCGGCCCGAACACGACGGACTTGGGCACCCAGTACCCCGGCAGCCTCTCCCGGCAGAACCGCATGATGTCGCCGGCGAGTGCCGCCTCGTCGGAGCTGTCGGCGCCGTCCTTGGGCGTCACGAACGCGCATGGCGACTCCCCCCACTGCTCGTCGGCCCGCGCCACCACCGACGCCTCCAGCACCGCCGGGTGCTGGTACACCGCCTTCTCCACCTCCAGGCTGCTGATGTTCTCCCCGCCGGAGATGATGATGTCCTTAGCCCTGTCCTTCACCTCGATGTACCCGTCGGTGTGCTTCACGCCGAGGTCGCCGGAGTGGAACCACCCGTTCTCGAACGCCTCCGCGTTCGCCCTGGGGTTCTTGAGGTACCCCTTCATGACGCCGTTCCCGCGCATGACGATCTCCCCGAGCGTCGAGCCGTCGGCGGGGACGGGCGCCATcgtcttcgggtcgacgacgtcGAGGCCCTCGAGGCCCACGTAGCGGATGCCCTGGCGGGCGTGGAGGCGGGCGCGCTCGTCGTCCGGCAGCTCGTCCCACTCCGGCTTCCACGCGCACACCGTGGACGGGCCGTACGTCTCGGACAGCCCGTAGGTGTGGGTGATGCGGAAACCGAGCTTCGACATGGACGCGagcaccgacggcggcggcgcggcgccggcggtcaTGACGTTGACGACACGCGGCAGGGGGAGGATGGCGTCAGCCGGCGGAGCGTTGACGATGGTGTTGAGGACAACCGGTGCACCACAGAAGTGGGTCACGCCTTGGTTGGCTATCGCCGAGAAGATGGCCTTTGCTGTAACCTGTGATGATGGCGAACAGAAGTGTTAGTGAATCAATTTCTAGTTTGCTACTCCTAGCCAGCATCAACCATCAAGCAGGTAATGAACTGGGTAAAGTCACTAGGCATGAACAAGAGTCCATCCCCAACCTAATCTATGGTATCAAATTCATTCATTTATTATCTTGCAACTTATGACTGCATCACAAACAAGTCCATCAAGCACACCTAGTCCTAATGTCTGCATATTCATTTATCTGGGAGGCAAGGAACTGATGAGCATTTGTGTACTGAAAAATACCCCCATGAGCTAGCAGTACAATAGAAAGATGACCAGAAATTGGCTTCTTAAATTTCAAGATATATACCAACTGAACTAATTATCCTGAATTCCACCCTGGTATTATTGCAGTAATGCATCAGTTAACAGGACTTGATTTTCATGTTTATATGTCTTTCACGTAACAAGTGAACAACTTGTACCATTTCACTGCAATGCTCTTTAGAGTTGAAAAATGAAAGTAACATTGATAATGTAGTATCAGGACTAGTTTAAATTTGTCTGGGAGTATTCATACTTGAATGACGCACTTTtaccaaaaaataattcattgcCTCTAGTCCTTATGGTAATTTTGTAGACATGAACATGTTGTGAAGGTTATTGCGTTAATCTAAGTAatatatttgctaatgatatgATTGTTGTCTCATACTTACTATTCATATAGGTTCGATAGAAATAATGAATAGGTCTCAGGTGTACACTTGCTACTTCAGTTTTGCAGATTGTTCATGTTCCACATGAATGCTCGAGTGATAAAGTTCTTACTGAAGAAGTTCTAGATATAGCATAGCATACCTGACGAAGACAAATGCTTGTTCCACAAAGAGCAGCAAGTGTCCATGTATAGCACCAGCCATTACAGTGGAACATCGGCAAAGTCCACAAATAAACAGCGCCTTCATTCATTCCCCATACCAGAGCACCACTCAGTGACATTAGGTAAGCACCCCTGTGATGCAGTACCACGCCCTTTGGGTTGGAAGTTGTCCCGGAAGTATAACCTAAGGCAATACTCTTCCATTCATCCTGTGGTGGTTTCCAGGCAAATTCAGGATCGCCAGTTTCCAGAAACTCCTCATACTCAATGGCTCCTTTACTCAAAGCACTTTTGAGGGACACGGGATCACAAGTTTGATCACCAATAACAATTAGAAGTGGCTGTTTGAAAGCTCCTTTCTTTTGCTCCGCAATAATCCTCAGAGAATCCTCTGCTAGGGAGAAAAATTCCTGGTCAACCATCACAACTTCCGCTGATGAGTGCTCCAAGAGAAATGCAACAGTAGGAGCATTTAATCGAATGTTGACGCAGTTCACCACTGCTCCAGCCATTGGAACTCCAAAATGGGCCTCATATACTGCTGGGATATTTGGAGCTATTACAGCTacctaaaaaaattagaagaaaCCAGTAATCAGTGCAAATTTGATCCAATATGTTGTGTGCATGCAACCACAGAGGTTTTAGCTAGCACAACTTAGTCAGATGAAAGTATTGGAGTATCACATAAGAAGATATTATTGTCTGCCATATGATTTCTACAATCAATTTGCAGCAGACAGTTGTAATCTTCTCATGTGCATCCAATATATCTTACTGGATTTGGAAGGTTCCCATTTCCCATCAGCATCAAGAGAAAGAACCATTCAGTTTCCATTGAGACATAGCATGGTAAAAACCTAATTTTCGTTTTGACAATAACTGATATGTTCAATCTTAGCATGTGTTTGTTCAATTAAAATGCATAAAACACATGCATTGGAAAAAGGACAAGTTTTAGGATGCACACATCTGAGGACTGAAGAAGCACATTATGCATACTACATCTACCACCAGTCTAACTACATGATGGGACCTGCCCTCTGTTTTTCTCGGCCTATTTAGTTCGCGAaaggaaaatttttgggtgttacattggatgtttgaccagatgtcggaaagggttttcggacacgaatgaaaaaactaatttcataactcgcctggaaaccgcgggatgaatcttttgagcctaattaatccatcactagcacatgtgggttactgtagcacttctGGCTAATTatgaactaattaggctcaaaagatttgtctcatgATTTCCCccttaactgtgcaattagttttttttaatctatatttaatgctcaatgcatgtgtccaaagattcgatgtgatgtttttaggaaaaaattttggggaactaaaccaggcctaaggaAAACAGTAGGGCAGGATCTATCATGCATATCATGTGAAGATATTCTAAATTTCTTCTTGGTCCGCCATGGATTACCATGGCAAACTCATGCTTGATAGTTGATAGTAATAGTCTTTAAAAATCCTGTTATTTGTGTTAATCCAAAtgctccaaagtccaaactgcCAGTATAATGGCATCCGTATAAAAAAGGTTTATTGATACATGATTTCAAATTGACAAAAGGCTTCTTCAGTACGCAGATTCTGATGTTACTGAAATGAAGTCCCAGCATTGGGAGGTGAAAGGGCAGTAGATTGCTGCAGTGTTTCTCCCACCTTCATGGAGAAATAGTTGCTGCGTTGAAACTGAAAGTGATTTCGCAGTAATATGCTGCTCCTTTATTGAGAAGCAGTCTTTTTTTTGTGttcttgaggggaaaaaaaagttgTGGCACAAATTTAACTTTTTACTGCTGCCAACTTGGAAGCTTCATGTGTTTGGGGTGTTTGACTTTGACATCGCCATCTCCAGGATTACAGGGGCACACAGAACAGTAGAACACTAACAGGAACAAGTAGAGGGAGGCGGAAACGAATCGGAGAACGGGGAGGAGAGTGGGAGCCGTACCGTGCTCCCGTGGCCGACGGACCGGCGCTCgagggcggaggcgaggcggcggcatcggcggtaGGTGTCGGCCCAGGTGTAGCGCACGGGGCCGTGCACGACGGATGCCCGCGCCGGGTGCGCCAGCGCGGCGCGCTCCAGGAACCAGAGCGGCGTGAGCGCCGTGTAGTTGGCGCCCCCCCGCGGCAGGTCGTCGAtgtccctctccgccgccatccccgcgatgctctctctctctctctctctctctctctctctctctctctctctctctctctctctctctctccgcacgCACGCACTCGTCTCGCGTGGCTTGGCTAGGCTTTGACTTGGCACCGGTGAGCCGGACAAATGGGAGATGATGCCACGATGGTTTTTTAATAGTCGCTGGAGCAGCGTGGCGGCGAGCGAGGGCGATGAGGAGCGGGTGGCTGGCTGGCGGAGGGATCTTGCTGGTGGTGGCCGTGGCGGGGAGGGATTTTGCGAGTTTTCTGCTTCTAGTGGCTGAGCGCGCGGAGGCCGGCAGCTCGCGCGGGGTGGTGGAGTTGTgaactggtggtggtggtgggtccGTGACTCGTGTGAGCTGAGAAATTCCTGTTGCTTTTTAACGTTTTTTATGTCGCCTGCAGACggggccggcgggcggcggctagtATGGAGATCTCGCTTCATTGGTGGGAGAATGCCCGCGCGCCCATGCCACCCACCCGTGTGTGATGCACGATTTGCAGGCCACGTCTCACGTGCTGTCAGTGCACCCGTACATGTACAATAGTATTCCCACGTCGATTTTGCTATACACTACCCcgtctcgaaaaaaaaaaccttaacaTAAATCTGAACTAGTATGTATCCAAGCTCATAAGCTCATAGTTatgattgttttcttttttgatggatggagtatgtaccaacaattatttttataaaaatttaacaaatataaatatagtacaatcacaatgtaattatattgtaacttgcatgtaattgaACAGTTCGATTTGcttttaaaattcatgtgagGGGATTCGGTACTATTATACTTTCGTATAATGGTAGGAAATAATCACAACCCATGCACTACCATTAAACCTTTGTTTTCACGAAAATAGCATGTCACCTagggatttttaaaagttacatataattaagttacattataattacaagcaatttataattaaattataTCACAATTCTACTTATATGTACGTATGTGAAATTTTTGAATTAAAATCTGACGACAAATGTATAGCTTATCCTATTTTCTGAAAAATATGAGTATTCAAGTGAATATCCATGAGTCCCCTTGGCCCGTCCATGTGGACACGTACTGGTATTTCCTCCAAATGATTTTGGAGTTACTAAATTTATGTCCATGCGCTGCAATAGAATCACAAGATAGAAATATGATTCGCTTTTTTTAATGTCTGTTTTTCACGATGGGTTATGTTTCTATGGCTTTTTGCAGTTTTTTTAAGGGGAGGGGGGTTTTGAGAGGAAGGAGGACGTCTGTGCTTTTTAAGTACTACTGTACTAGTTAAGATAAGATGaataacataaaaataaaaactaccAGTACACCCTTACCTTATCACGTATTTGAATGGGTACGAAAGATGTTTAGGTTGGTTGTAACAGAAGTTTCAATATATTGGCGCGCTGGTTCTACAAGGGCGTACGTGAAGCTACATAAGGCACATGTACTTAAAATAAGTCAACAATTGAAGT
Coding sequences:
- the LOC4332592 gene encoding acetate--CoA ligase CCL3; amino-acid sequence: MAAERDIDDLPRGGANYTALTPLWFLERAALAHPARASVVHGPVRYTWADTYRRCRRLASALERRSVGHGSTVAVIAPNIPAVYEAHFGVPMAGAVVNCVNIRLNAPTVAFLLEHSSAEVVMVDQEFFSLAEDSLRIIAEQKKGAFKQPLLIVIGDQTCDPVSLKSALSKGAIEYEEFLETGDPEFAWKPPQDEWKSIALGYTSGTTSNPKGVVLHHRGAYLMSLSGALVWGMNEGAVYLWTLPMFHCNGWCYTWTLAALCGTSICLRQVTAKAIFSAIANQGVTHFCGAPVVLNTIVNAPPADAILPLPRVVNVMTAGAAPPPSVLASMSKLGFRITHTYGLSETYGPSTVCAWKPEWDELPDDERARLHARQGIRYVGLEGLDVVDPKTMAPVPADGSTLGEIVMRGNGVMKGYLKNPRANAEAFENGWFHSGDLGVKHTDGYIEVKDRAKDIIISGGENISSLEVEKAVYQHPAVLEASVVARADEQWGESPCAFVTPKDGADSSDEAALAGDIMRFCRERLPGYWVPKSVVFGPLPKTATGKIKKHELRAKAKELGPVRKSRM